GTGTCGTTGCCCCTGTTGGTGCAGGGGGCCTCGACTGTCGAAATCAGGCGGAAAGTGACGGACGCATTACGGTCGGTCGGGCTGGATCACAAGAAGGATCTCTTTCCCCCCGGCCTCTCTACCGGCGAGCAACAACGGATCTGCATCGCTCGTGCGATCGTCAATGGGCCCATCATGCTGCTGGCCGATGAACCGACGGGAAATCTGGATCCGGAGCTGACCAGCGAAATCATCGAACTCTTCAAGTCGATCAACGCTCGGGGCACGACGATCATCGTGGCAACGCACGATCCCAATGTCTTGGCGCAGGTCAATCGGCGTGTGATCATATTGGACCAGGGCAAGGTTGTCTCGCGGGAACAGGTGTGTTCGTGAGGCGGCTGCTATATCTGCTGCGGGAAGCAGTCGCCAACGTGCTGACCAATCGAACGACCACGGTGGTGGCGGTGGCCACCACGGCGTTCACGTTCGCCTGTGTCGGAGTGTTTCTGCTGCTCTATGTGAATTTGAAGACGCTGGCTTCCTCGCTTGAGCAGGACATCCAGGTTATGGTGTACCTGCAGGACGACCTGACGGAGCAGACGAGAAGCGAGATCGAACTGCAACTGAAGGCCGATCGTGCCGTCGGGTCGTTGACCTTCGTGTCCAAGGAACGGGCGTTGGCTGATTTCCAGAGTCAGTTTCCGGCCGAGTCCCATCTGCTGCAGGGACTCGGGCAGAATCCGCTGCCGGCCTCATTTGTCGTGACGCTTGCGGTGGAGTCCCGTTCATCGGATGCGATGCGGCGGTGGGCCAATCGCGCCCAGTCGATCCCCGGAGTGGCGCAGGTGCAATACAATCAGGAATGGGTCGAGGCCTTGGCCGGCATTGTCCGGTATATCGAGGTGGCGGCCATCATCGTCGGCCTGATTTTATCGGCGGCGTCGGTCACGATCATCGCGAACACGATCCGCTTGGCGCTGTATTCACGCCGGGAGGAAATAGAAATTCTAGGGTTGATCGGGGCGAGTACGACCTTTATCCGCGTGCCCTATTTGCTCGAAGGTGCGGCGCTCGGCTTGCTCGGCAGTGCTCTCTCGCTGGTGATCCTCAAAGCCGGGTTTGAGTTGTTTCGCCACGAAATCCGGTCTGCCAGCCGGTTTCTGGGCGTGGATGCGCTGCTGACATTTTTCCCCTTCCAAATGTGTGTGGTGCTCGTCTGTGTGGGGCTCTTTCTCGGTTGTGCCGGCAGCTTTCTCTCGTTGCTCCGGTTTGGAGAGGGACGGGCATGAAGTGGGCACGATGGGGATGTGTCGTGGCAGCGGTTCACCTGGTCTTGTGGACGGTTCCGACCTGGGCGGAGCGCAAGGATTCCTACGCAGACAAGATCGAGCAGGAAAAGAAGACGCTGGAAAAGCTGCGTGGCACCATTGTCGAGAAGCGCAAAAAGGCGGATGAGGCGGAAAAGAAACGGGAGTCGGTTCTGCAGGGATTGCAGTCTTTAGACGAACGCCTGGTGCGCTACCGGCAGGAACATCAAGACGTCGTCAAGAAGCTTAAGAAGAAGGATGTGGAAATCGAACAGATGAGCGTGCAGTTGAGCCGTCTGTCGGAACGTATCGATGAACGGCAGGATGCCATCGCCGCCCGCTTGCGCGTTCAATACGTCGAGGGACGGTTTTGGCACCTGCGAACGCTGTTGGCGGCCAGTTCCTCCGGAGACTTTCAGCGGCGGTTTCAATATCTCTCGGCTGTGACACAGCGAGAGTATGAGATCATGGAAACCTACCGGAAAGACGCCGAGCGGATTGCCGATGTCGAGCGGAGTCGAGAAGAGGCGCGTCAGGGCATCCTCGCCTACAAGG
This is a stretch of genomic DNA from Nitrospira sp.. It encodes these proteins:
- a CDS encoding ABC transporter permease; translation: MRRLLYLLREAVANVLTNRTTTVVAVATTAFTFACVGVFLLLYVNLKTLASSLEQDIQVMVYLQDDLTEQTRSEIELQLKADRAVGSLTFVSKERALADFQSQFPAESHLLQGLGQNPLPASFVVTLAVESRSSDAMRRWANRAQSIPGVAQVQYNQEWVEALAGIVRYIEVAAIIVGLILSAASVTIIANTIRLALYSRREEIEILGLIGASTTFIRVPYLLEGAALGLLGSALSLVILKAGFELFRHEIRSASRFLGVDALLTFFPFQMCVVLVCVGLFLGCAGSFLSLLRFGEGRA
- the ftsE gene encoding cell division ATP-binding protein FtsE, whose translation is MIQLFHVSKYYDRRLALSDVTLEIEKGEFVLLMGPSGAGKSTLLKLLIGAERPEEGQILVQGRSLSKLRPSEIPLLRRKIGVVLQDFRLLPKKTVFDNVSLPLLVQGASTVEIRRKVTDALRSVGLDHKKDLFPPGLSTGEQQRICIARAIVNGPIMLLADEPTGNLDPELTSEIIELFKSINARGTTIIVATHDPNVLAQVNRRVIILDQGKVVSREQVCS